A window of Diospyros lotus cultivar Yz01 chromosome 14, ASM1463336v1, whole genome shotgun sequence contains these coding sequences:
- the LOC127790189 gene encoding uncharacterized protein LOC127790189, whose translation MATPSPREHIEDIRRKTFKIGGDEPDVTNLYLHHAINYLAAELYTKDVHFLMELIQNAEDNEYLEGVKPSLEFVITTRDITATGAPATLLVFNNEKGFSAKNVESICGIGCSTKKGQRKRGYIGEKGIGFKSVFLITTQPYMFSNGYQIRFNEEPCPHCKIGYIVPEWVDDNPTLSTIKQIYGSDPDLPTTTIVLPLKPDKVSPVKQQLSKIHPEVLLFLSKIKRLSVKEDHEDPSYNTVSGISISSETDFTAKKNIDAETYVLHLSADKNDDNMEKECSYYMWRQKFPVKQEYKVEKRMEVEEYMVTNFPFIIQADFLLASSRETILLDNKWNQGILKYVPNAFINAFISLVKTVEGAPVSTLAHMFEFLPINIPPYPALNAVRNSIKAKLVNEDIVPCESYMEQKLFRKPTEVGVLMPAFWNILNKARKDGVSLYNISSHGRYLLSSSFDREKYDQVLNFLGVKPVEDEWYVKCIRSSNLILGVSEEVYLELLVFVAKNWRSNFQNTNIKDTPLLKYVSYNGDVSLFSINVSLGYAGKVLTCEPHHVPWLIDWNREFGSSSGPFFIPKSTQEAIQQQQWSEKQILLGWLSNEVKVRTVSVYNYAALLVDLLKGDRKRAVTFVHFLYHSLSRNYLSETDVGLLCCNMPLVDNYGQVTTRRNRVLVPSNGRKWVHLIGSDPWRSTRRNLVLVPANGSKWVRLIGSNPWRAEGFLELAEDYRRPVTHAGAITPEEQLIPFLRSHVGASDIPDLSPPNVVIPTMSAPLTKDNTFLLLGWIRKLMQKGVIMPKMFLKGIKEGSWMRVSLGSSPGYRPPSQSFLPNSSWGHLLQNENVLVDIPIIDQSFYGSEISKYKVELGEIGVMFDYGEAFQFIGKHLMSSAASSSLTRGNVFSILKFIKFLREGILPAQNFIQSIREGKWIRTSLGDRSPVGSVLFNQEWETASQMSAIPFIDKDYYGEEILQFKTELQLLGVVVGWSENFQLVAEYLKPAKGINVRTVESGLFILNCMRHLGSPDKLIQVFKDNKFLKTSMGYMAPVESHLISPEWGCLLQIFNSFALIDENFYGSSIFSYKNELKKLGVVVDFEQAKKVFAREFRQQGELATIGKEHAFSLLACYRKFRGTSVEFRDDLMRCILEVKWLRTRLGDFRVPGECILFGPDWESISCISLLPFIDDADNWYGKGIYEYETELESMGVKVSFKDGCGFVATGLKLPFDPSCITPSNAYSLLECIRILRTQNNGPLPDSFLAKVSKKWLKTSFDYRPPDKCLLYNSDWKSLQREDGPFIDEEFYGSNITSYAKELNAIGVTIDVRNGGPLLASHLHFFCKFSTIAPIYSYLQDCNWNPETGYERKIWIPSGSDDGEWAAPQDCVLRDKDGLFDKQLNVLEKHYGKELLPFFSSAFGVKSCPSLVDYCELWKEWELCGRPLTLERCCAFWKFVVSRCSSETLKTLGEHLMKLPAYSASDEILLIDRHDVFIADDLPLKDLLVQSSSPPLFAWYPQSSIASLPRFKLLEVYSKIGVRNLSESVQKEEMSITDGAGLQRVSPREILIGKGLLMLILSFLAGPALKMEAENRHELVRCLLNLTVFETAEPVKICYSLSLSSGEKLKAEATRMIRWERENKELFAQKMNRSGGHRCIIEYATSFSEVISAGLLWENEDQMHQLAELIKFGFLLEFEEQAIGFLMKTKNLQLFAEDERFLSSAFPSD comes from the exons ATGGCGACACCCAGTCCCAGAGAGCACATAGAGGATATCAGAAGGAAGACGTTTAAGATCGGGGGGGACGAACCCGACGTGACCAATCTGTATCTGCATCACGCCATCAACTATCTCGCCGCTGAGCTCTACACCAAGGACGTCCACTTCCTCATGGAGCTCATCCag AATGCGGAGGACAACGAGTACTTGGAGGGGGTAAAACCGTCACTTGAATTCGTGATAACTACGCGGGACATTACGGCGACCGGAGCTCCGGCGACCTTGCTGGTCTTCAACAACGAGAAGGGATTTTCCGCTAAAAATGTTGAGTCCATTTGCGGCATTGGATGCTCTACTAAGAAAGGCCAGCGAAAACGAGGCTATATCGGCGAGAAAG GAATTGGGTTCAAGAGTGTGTTTCTCATCACAACACAGCCTTACATGTTCAGCAATGGTTATCAGATACGGTTTAATGAAGAGCCTTGCCCACATTGCAAAATTGGGTACATTGTCCCGGAATGGGTTGATGACAACCCAACACTTTCCaccataaaacaaatatatggCTCTGACCCTGACCTTCCAACCACAACAATTGTCTTGCCTCTGAAGCCTGACAAGGTTAGCCCTGTAAAGCAGCAACTCTCGAAAATCCATCCTGAAGTTCTGTTgttcctttcaaaaataaagaggCTTTCAGTCAAGGAAGACCACGAGGATCCTAGTTACAATACAGTAAGCGGGATATCCATTTCAAGTGAGACTGATTTTACTGCAAAGAAGAATATTGATGCTGAGACATATGTGCTACATCTTTCAGCTGATAAAAATGATGACAACATGGAGAAAGAATGCAGCTATTACATGTGGAGGCAGAAGTTTCCAGTCAAGCAGGAGTATAAAGTAGAAAAACGGATGGAAGTGGAAGAGTAT ATGGTTACGAATTTTCCTTTCATAATTCAAGCAGATTTTCTACTAGCATCTTCGAGGGAAACAATCCTTTTGGATAATAAATGGAACCAAGGTATTCTCAAATATGTGCCCAATGCTTTTATCAATGCATTCATTTCCCTGGTGAAAACCGTGGAAGGAGCCCCTGTATCTACTCTGGCTCATATGTTCGAGTTCCTACCCATCAACATCCCTCCTTACCCTGCGCTGAATGCTGTGAGGAACAGTATTAAAGCCAAACTGGTTAATGAAGACATAGTTCCCTGCGAGTCTTACATGGAGCAGAAGTTATTTCGGAAGCCTACTGAAGTGGGTGTGTTAATGCCTGCTTTCTGGAATATACTGAACAAGGCAAGGAAGGACGGGGTGAGCTTGTATAATATCTCATCGCATGGGAGATATTTGCTAAGTTCTTCATTTGACAGAGAGAAGTATGATCAAGTGTTGAACTTCTTGGGAGTGAAACCAGTGGAGGATGAATGGTATGTTAAGTGCATCCGCAGTTCTAATCTCATACTAGGAGTCTCAGAGGAGGTGTATTTAGAGCTACTAGTATTTGTAGCCAAGAACTGGAGGTCAAATTTTCAGAATACTAACATCAAGGACACTCCGCTTCTGAAGTATGTGAGTTATAATGGAGATGTCTCTTTGTTTAGTATAAATGTCTCACTGGGGTATGCAGGGAAGGTACTTACTTGCGAGCCTCATCATGTGCCATGGTTGATCGATTGGAACAGAGAATTTGGAAGTTCATCAGGCCCATTTTTTATTCCTAAATCTACACAAGAAGCCATACAACAGCAACAATGGTCTGAGAAGCAGATATTGTTGGGGTGGCTTTCAAATGAGGTGAAGGTTCGGACTGTAAGTGTGTACAACTATGCAGCCCTTCTTGTTGATTTGCTCAAGGGTGATAGGAAGCGCGCTGTTACTTTTGTTCATTTCTTATATCACTCGCTTTCAAGGAACTACCTGTCTGAGACAGATGTTGGGCTATTGTGTTGCAATATGCCACTTGTGGATAACTATGGGCAGGTAACCACACGAAGGAATCGAGTTCTTGTTCCttctaatggaagaaaatgggtTCATCTGATCGGATCTGATCCGTGGAGAAGCACACGAAGGAATCTAGTTCTTGTTCCTGCTAATGGAAGCAAATGGGTTCGTCTGATCGGATCTAATCCGTGGAGAGCTGAAGGCTTTCTTGAGCTAGCGGAAGACTATCGGCGACCTGTCACACATGCAGGCGCTATCACCCCTGAGGAACAACTTATTCCTTTTCTCAGAAGTCATGTTGGGGCTTCTGATATCCCTGATTTGTCTCCACCCAATGTAGTAATTCCTACAATGTCTGCTCCTCTAACCAAAGATAATACGTTCTTGCTGTTGGGTTGGATTCGGAAGTTGATGCAGAAAGGGGTTATCATGCCAAAAATGTTCTTGAAAGGCATAAAGGAGGGAAGCTGGATGAGGGTTTCCTTGGGCAGCAGTCCAGGCTACCGGCCTCCATCTCAGTCATTCCTACCAAACTCATCGTGGGGCCATCTTCTGCAGAATGAAAATGTGCTAGTTGATATCCCAATAATTGATCAGAGTTTCTATGGTTCTGAAATAAGCAAATATAAAGTGGAGCTTGGAGAAATAGGAGTGATGTTTGATTATGGAGAGGCTTTCCAATTTATCGGGAAGCATCTCATGTCTTCGGCAGCCTCCTCCTCTCTAACGAGAGGGAATGTTTTTTCGATATTGAAGTTCATAAAGTTTCTGAGGGAGGGAATTCTGCCTGCTCAGAACTTCATCCAAAGTATCCGGGAAGGGAAATGGATACGAACTTCACTTGGCGACAGATCCCCAGTTGGATCTGTTTTGTTTAATCAGGAATGGGAAACTGCATCGCAGATGAGTGCCATCCCATTTATTGATAAAGATTACTATGGGGAGGAAATACTTCAGTTTAAAACAGAACTTCAGTTGTTGGGCGTGGTAGTTGGATGGAGTGAGAATTTCCAGCTTGTTGCTGAATATCTGAAACCTGCAAAGGGCATCAATGTTCGAACGGTTGAGTCTGGTCTTTTCATTTTGAACTGCATGCGACATTTAGGATCACCTGATAAATTAATTCAAGTCTTtaaggataataaatttttgaagaCAAGCATGGGCTACATGGCTCCAGTTGAGTCTCATCTTATCAGTCCTGAATGGGGCTGTCTCCTTCAGATTTTCAACAGCTTTGCTCTAATCGATGAAAATTTTTATGGGAGCAGCATCTTCTCatataaaaatgagttaaagAAACTGGGGGTTGTAGTTGATTTTGAGCAGGCAAAAAAGGTGTTTGCTCGTGAGTTCAGGCAGCAAGGAGAGCTCGCCACTATTGGAAAGGAACATGCTTTCTCTTTGCTTGCCTGTTACAGAAAGTTCAGGGGTACATCTGTTGAATTCCGTGATGATTTGATGAGATGTATCCTTGAGGTTAAATGGTTGCGAACTCGCTTGGGTGATTTCAGAGTCCCGGGAGAGTGCATTTTGTTTGGGCCTGATTGGGAATCTATATCTTGCatatctcttcttcctttcattGATGACGCTGACAATTGGTATGGCAAGGGCATCTATGAATACGAGACGGAGTTGGAAAGTATGGGAGTTAAAGTTTCCTTCAAGGATGGATGCGGGTTTGTGGCTACCGGCCTTAAGTTACCATTTGATCCCAGCTGCATAACTCCTTCAAATGCTTACTCATTACTTGAATGTATTCGCATTTTACGGACACAGAACAATGGCCCTTTACCTGATTCTTTTCTGGCGAAAGTGTCTAAAAAATGGTTGAAAACCTCTTTTGATTATAGGCCACCTGATAAGTGTTTGCTTTATAATTCTGATTGGAAGTCATTGCAACGGGAGGATGGACCTTTCATTGATGAAGAATTTTATGGCTCCAATATTACATCCTATGCCAAAGAGCTCAACGCAATTGGAGTAACTATTGATGTAAGAAATGGGGGACCATTGCTTGCCAGTCACCTGCATTTCTTTTGCAAGTTCAGTACCATTGCTCCAATATATAGTTACTTGCAAGACTGCAACTGGAACCCTGAAACTGGATATGAAAGGAAAATTTGGATCCCTAGTGGAAGTGATGATGGTGAATGGGCAGCTCCCCAAGATTGCGTCCTGCGGGACAAGGATGGGCTGTTTGATAAACAATTGAATGTGTTGGAGAAGCATTATGGAAAGGAGTTACTTCCTTTTTTCTCAAGTGCTTTTGGAGTTAAATCCTGTCCTTCACTTGTTGACTATTGTGAGCTCTGGAAGGAATGGGAGTTGTGTGGACGGCCCTTAACACTTGAAAGGTGTTGTGCGTTCTGGAAATTTGTTGTAAGCCGCTGCAGTTCGGAGACACTGAAAACGCTTGGTGAACATTTGATGAAACTGCCTGCGTATTCAGCATCAGATGAAATTTTGTTGATTGACAGGCATGATGTTTTTATTGCTGATGACCTTCCTCTGAAGGATCTTTTGGTGCAGTCGTCTTCCCCGCCTCTATTTGCTTGGTATCCCCAGTCGAGCATTGCATCTTTGCCTCGGTTTAAGCTGCTTGAAGTTTACAGCAAAATTGGAGTCCGAAACCTATCTGAATCTGTCCAGAAAGAAGAAATGTCCATAACTGATGGTGCTGGACTTCAGCGAGTTAGCCCCAGGGAAATTTTAATTGGAAAAGGGCTGCTTATGCTGATCCTAAGTTTTCTAGCTGGACCAGCTCTCAAAATGGAAGCAGAAAACAGGCATGAACTTGTGCGATGTCTACTTAATCTGACTGTCTTTGAGACAGCGGAGCCAGTCAAAATTTGTTACAGTTTATCGCTCTCGTCAGGAGAAAAGTTGAAAGCTGAGGCGACACGAATGATTCGTTGGGAGAGGGAGAATAAAGAGCTTTTTGCACAAAAGATGAACAGGTCGGGTGGGCATAGATGTATCATTGAATATGCTACATCTTTTTCTGAGGTGATATCTGCTGGATTACTATGGGAGAATGAAGATCAAATGCACCAACTGGCAGAGCTGATCAAATTTGGCTTCCTCTTGGAATTTGAGGAGCAAGCGATTGGGTTTCTCATGAAAACCAAGAATCTTCAGCTATTCGCAGAGGATGAAAGGTTCCTATCCTCTGCTTTCCCTTCCGATTAG
- the LOC127790186 gene encoding uncharacterized protein LOC127790186 → MATPSPREHIEEIRRKTFKIGGDEPDLANLYLGLCLHQAINYLAAELYTKDVHFLMELIQNAEDNEYLEGVKPSLEFVITSQDITATGAPATLLVFNNEKGFSAENVESICSIGCSTKKGQRKRGYIGEKGIGFKSVFLITTQPYIFSNGYQIRFNKEPCPHCKIGYIVPEWVDDNPTLSTIKQIYGSDSDLPTTTIVLPLKPDKVSPVKQQLSKIHPEVLLFLSKIKRLSVKECKEDPSHNTVSAISISSETDFTAKKNIDAETYVLHLSADKNDDNLEKECNYYMWRQKFPVRREYRVERRMEVEEYVITLAFPNGQRLNSGTKSPGVYAFLPTEMVTNFPFIIQADFLLASSRETILLDNKWNQGILEYVPSAFINAFISMVKTMKGSPASTLAHVFEFLPINIPPYPALNAVRESIKAKLVNEDIVPCESYMEQKLFRKPIEVGVVMPAFWNILNKARKDGVSLDNISSHGRYLLSSSFDREKYDQVLNFLGVKPMEDEWYVKCIGSSNLIPGVSEKVYLELLIFVAKNWRSNFQNTNIKDTPLLKYVSYNGDVSLFSINVSQRFAGKVLACEPHLVPWLIDWNRELGCSAGPFFIPKSAQEAIQQQQWSKKQILLEWLSNEVKVQTVSVYNYAALLVDLLRGDRKRAVTFVHFLYHSFSMNYLSERDVGRLCCNMPLVDNYGQVTKRTNQVLVPASGSKWVHLMGSNLWRAKGFLELAEDYRRPVIHAGVFTPEERLIPFLRSHIGASDVPDVSPPKAVIPTMSAPLTKDDTFLLLGWIRNLMKKGVTMPKKFLKCIKEGSWMRVSLGSCPGYRPPSQSFLPNSSWGNLLQNENVLVDIPIIDQNFYGYEISKYKVELGKIGVMFDYGEACQFIGKHLMSSAASSSLTRGNVFSILKFMKFLRERLLPAQNFIQSIREGKWIRTSLGDRSPLGSVLFDQEWETASQMSAIPFIDKDYYGEEILQFKTELQLLGVVVGWSENYQLVAECLKPATGINVRTAESGLFILNCMRHLGSPDKLIKVFKGNKFLKTNMGYMAPVGSHLISPEWGCLLQIFNSFALIDENFYGSSIFSYKNELMKLGVVVDFEQAKKVFAREFRQQGELSTIGKERAFSLLACYRKFTGTSFEFCDDLMRCILEVKWLRTRLGDFRVPGECILFGPDWESISCISLLPFIDDADNWYGKGIYEYEEELESMGVKVAFKDGCGFVATGLKLPFDPSCITPSNAYSLLECIRILRTQNNGPLPDSFLTKVSQKWLKTSFDYRPPGKCLLYNSVWKSLQREDGPFIDEEFYGSNITSYAKELNAIGVTIDVVNGGPLLANHLHFCSKFSTIVRIYSYLQDCNWNPETGYERKIWIPRGSDDGEWAAPQECVLEDKDGLFDKQLNVLEKHYGKELLPFFSSAFGVGSYPSFVNLEDEEFDEGTRFHTINDATVERMQYKWNGQASVVADLSALRVEMQDHVRSIRGMMHDLFRVIDGRLPQRPDQPDDTPAWVSPSSPTDA, encoded by the exons ATGGCGACACCCAGTCCCAGAGAGCACATAGAGGAGATCAGAAGGAAGACGTTCAAGATCGGGGGGGACGAACCCGACCTCGCCAATCTGTATCTTGGTCTGTGTCTGCATCAAGCCATCAACTATCTCGCCGCTGAGCTCTACACCAAGGACGTCCACTTCCTCATGGAGCTCATccag AATGCGGAGGACAACGAGTACTTGGAGGGGGTAAAACCGTCACTTGAATTCGTGATAACTTCGCAGGACATTACGGCGACCGGAGCTCCGGCGACCTTGCTGGTCTTCAACAACGAGAAGGGGTTTTCCGCTGAAAACGTAGAGTCCATTTGCAGCATTGGATGCTCCACTAAGAAAGGCCAGCGAAAACGAGGCTACATTGGCGAGAAAG GAATTGGGTTCAAGAGTGTATTCCTCATCACAACACAGCCTTACATATTCAGCAATGGTTATCAGATACGGTTTAATAAAGAGCCTTGCCCACATTGCAAAATTGGATACATTGTCCCAGAATGGGTTGATGACAACCCAACACTTTCCaccataaaacaaatatatggCTCTGACTCTGACCTTCCAACCACAACAATTGTCTTGCCTCTGAAGCCTGACAAGGTTAGCCCTGTAAAGCAGCAACTCTCGAAAATCCATCCTGAAGTTCTGTTgttcctttcaaaaataaagaggCTTTCAGTCAAGGAATGCAAGGAGGATCCTAGCCACAATACAGTGAGCGCAATATCCATTTCAAGTGAGACTGATTTTACTGCAAAGAAGAATATTGATGCTGAGACATATGTGCTACATCTTTCAGCTGataaaaatgatgacaatttgGAGAAAGAATGCAACTATTACATGTGGAGGCAGAAGTTTCCAGTCAGGCGGGAATATAGAGTAGAAAGACGGATGGAAGTGGAAGAGTATGTGATCACATTGGCGTTTCCAAATGGACAGCGTCTCAACAGTGGGACTAAATCTCCTGGGGTGTATGCCTTTCTCCCAACTGAGATGGTTACAAATTTTCCTTTCATAATTCAAGCAGATTTTCTACTAGCATCTTCGAGGGAAACAATCCTTTTGGATAATAAATGGAACCAAGGTATTCTCGAATATGTGCCCAGTGCTTTCATCAATGCATTCATTTCCATGGTGAAAACCATGAAAGGATCCCCTGCATCTACTCTGGCTCATGTGTTCGAGTTCTTACCCATCAACATCCCTCCTTACCCTGCGCTGAATGCTGTGAGGGAAAGTATTAAAGCCAAACTGGTTAATGAAGACATAGTTCCCTGTGAGTCATACATGGAGCAGAAGTTATTTCGGAAGCCTATTGAAGTGGGTGTGGTAATGCCTGCTTTCTGGAATATACTGAACAAGGCAAGGAAGGATGGGGTGAGCTTGGACAATATCTCATCCCATGGGAGATATTTGCTAAGTTCTTCATTTGACAGAGAGAAGTATGATCAAGTGTTGAACTTCTTGGGAGTGAAACCCATGGAGGATGAATGGTATGTTAAGTGCATCGGCAGTTCTAATCTCATACCAGGAGTCTCAGAGAAGGTGTATTTAGAGCTACTAATATTTGTAGCCAAGAATTGGAGGTCAAATTTTCAGAATACTAACATCAAGGACACTCCGCTTCTGAAGTATGTGAGTTATAATGGTGATGTCTCTTTGTTTAGTATAAATGTCTCACAGAGGTTTGCGGGGAAGGTTCTTGCTTGTGAGCCTCATCTTGTACCATGGTTGATCGATTGGAACAGAGAACTTGGATGTTCAGCAGGCCCATTTTTTATTCCTAAATCTGCACAAGAAGCTATACAACAGCAACAATGGTCTAAGAAGCAGATATTGTTGGAGTGGCTTTCAAATGAGGTGAAGGTTCAGACTGTAAGTGTGTACAACTATGCTGCCCTTCTTGTTGATTTGCTTAGGGGTGATAGGAAGCGCGCTGTTACTTTTGTTCATTTCTTATATCACTCGTTTTCAATGAACTACTTGTCTGAGAGAGATGTTGGGCGATTGTGTTGCAATATGCCACTTGTGGATAACTATGGGCAGGTAACCAAACGAACGAATCAAGTTCTTGTTCCTGCTAGTGGAAGCAAATGGGTTCATCTGATGGGATCTAATCTGTGGAGAGCTAAAGGCTTTCTTGAGCTAGCAGAAGACTATCGGCGACCTGTCATACATGCAGGTGTTTTCACCCCTGAGGAACGGCTTATTCCTTTTCTCAGAAGTCACATTGGGGCTTCTGATGTCCCTGATGTGTCTCCACCCAAAGCAGTAATTCCGACAATGTCTGCTCCTCTAACCAAAGATGATACGTTCTTGCTGTTGGGTTGGATTCGGAACTTGATGAAGAAAGGGGTTACCATGCCAAAAAAGTTCTTGAAATGCATAAAGGAGGGAAGCTGGATGAGGGTTTCTTTGGGTAGTTGTCCAGGCTACCGGCCTCCATCTCAGTCATTCCTACCAAACTCATCGTGGGGCAATCTTCTGCAGAATGAAAATGTTCTAGTTGATATCCCAATAATTGATCAGAATTTCTATGGTTATGAAATAAGCAAATATAAAGTGGAGCTTGGAAAAATAGGAGTGATGTTTGATTATGGAGAGGCTTGCCAATTTATCGGTAAGCATCTCATGTCTTCGGCTGCCTCCTCCTCTCTAACAAGAGGGAATGTTTTTTCGATATTGAAGTTCATGAAGTTTCTGAGGGAGAGATTGCTGCCTGCTCAGAACTTCATCCAAAGTATCCGAGAAGGGAAATGGATACGAACTTCACTTGGCGACAGATCCCCTCTTGGATCTGTTTTGTTTGATCAGGAATGGGAAACTGCATCACAGATGAGTGCCATCCCATTTATTGATAAAGATTACTATGGGGAGGAAATCCTTCAGTTTAAAACCGAACTTCAGTTGCTGGGCGTCGTAGTTGGATGGAGTGAGAATTACCAGCTTGTTGCTGAATGTCTGAAACCTGCAACAGGCATCAATGTTCGAACGGCTGAGTCTGGTCTTTTCATTTTGAACTGCATGCGCCATCTAGGATCAcctgataaattaattaaagtctTTAAAGGTAATAAATTTTTGAAGACAAACATGGGCTACATGGCTCCAGTTGGGTCTCATCTTATCAGTCCCGAATGGGGCTGTCTCCTTCAGATTTTCAACAGCTTTGCTCTAATCGATGAAAATTTTTATGGGAGCAGCATCTTCTCATATAAAAATGAGTTAATGAAACTGGGGGTGGTAGTGGATTTTGAGCAGGCAAAAAAGGTGTTTGCTCGTGAGTTCAGGCAGCAAGGAGAGCTCTCCACTATTGGAAAGGAACGTGCTTTCTCTTTGCTGGCCTGTTACAGAAAGTTCACGGGTACATCTTTTGAATTCTGTGATGATTTGATGAGATGTATCCTTGAGGTTAAATGGTTGCGAACTCGCCTCGGTGATTTTAGAGTCCCGGGAGAGTGCATTTTGTTTGGGCCTGATTGGGAATCTATATCTTGCATATCTCTGCTTCCTTTCATTGATGACGCTGACAATTGGTATGGCAAGGGCATCTATGAATATGAGGAGGAGTTGGAAAGTATGGGAGTTAAAGTTGCCTTCAAGGATGGATGCGGGTTTGTGGCTACCGGCCTTAAGTTACCATTTGATCCCAGCTGCATAACTCCTTCAAATGCTTACTCATTACTTGAATGTATTCGCATTTTACGGACACAGAACAATGGCCCTTTACCTGATTCTTTTCTGACGAAAGTATCTCAAAAATGGTTGAAAACCTCTTTTGATTATAGGCCACCTGGTAAGTGTTTGCTTTATAATTCTGTTTGGAAGTCATTGCAACGGGAGGATGGACCTTTCATTGATGAAGAATTTTATGGCTCCAACATTACATCCTATGCCAAAGAGCTCAACGCAATTGGAGTGACTATTGATGTAGTAAATGGGGGACCATTGCTTGCCAATCACCTGCATTTCTGTTCCAAGTTCAGTACCATTGTTCGAATATATAGTTACTTGCAAGACTGCAACTGGAACCCAGAAACTGGATATGAAAGGAAAATTTGGATCCCAAGGGGAAGTGATGATGGTGAATGGGCAGCACCCCAAGAATGCGTCCTGGAGGACAAGGATGGGCTGTTTGATAAGCAATTGAATGTGTTGGAGAAGCATTATGGAAAGGAGTTACTTCCTTTTTTCTCAAGTGCTTTTGGAGTTGGATCCTATCCTTCATTTGTAAACTTAGAAGATGAAGAGTTTGATGAAGGAACCCGCTTCCATACTATTAATGACGCTACAGTTGAGAGGATGCAGTATAAGTGGAACGGTCAGGCTTCAGTGGTAGCAGACCTCTCAGCACTTCGTGTCGAGATGCAGGATCACGTGCGGAGTATTCGTGGCATGATGCATGACCTATTCCGGGTCATCGATGGCCGTCTGCCTCAGAGACCTGATCAGCCAGACGACACTCCCGCTTGGGTCTCACCATCATCACCTACAGATGCCTAG